In Diabrotica undecimpunctata isolate CICGRU chromosome 9, icDiaUnde3, whole genome shotgun sequence, the DNA window TCACctaaaaacttccttttataTGAAGCACCATGCATTACATTCAATTTCAGTCATCGATTCTGTAAAATGCGAATCTTTTATAAGTTGTCGTATCTGAGGCCCATCAAATATTCCGGCTTTGAATTTTTCTTTACAAAGTGCAGGGAATTTGCTGGACAAGTATTCAAAACAAGGACGATTCTGGTCTAGGGCgtttacaaattgtttcatcagccctagtttaatatgtaacggaggtaatattattttctctcggtCGACCAATGCTTCGTTAACTACATTAGATTCTCGTTGAACTAATGCATCTCTGCGATGCCATTTTCTTCTACTCCTTGTAGTGTTGGTCCTTAGCTCTACTATTCCAAAAACACAGGAAACAAGGATATTTTGTAAAATCAACACAGATCGCCCACTGATGTTGGTTATACTTGATGTTTTTAGCACCAgcaaaattgttttatattcttttttaatttttgtagaatgtccaattggtatacttccatatttgttgccattatgTAAAAGGACACACTTTAAACTTCTTTTGGAACTGTCGATAAAAAGACGCCAGTGATCTAGTGTATATTCCGATACACCAGATCACTTAGCTCTTCCTGAGTAAAGAGTTCAGGACGTGTTGACTCCTCTTCAAAATCACTGTCGTCTTCCTCAAATCTATTAGTCTGTAGTTCGTCAGATAACGTTTCGATATTATCCTCTGATAACGTAGGTAGACAGCTAAATATTGGAATGGGTATCTGTTCAAGCTGATGTGGAATTGGTCTTATTGCTGAATCCAGGTTAGGATATGTCTACGTATGTCGATTGTTACGATTAATGCCCTTTATATTCACAAGACCGAAATAGCAATCgtcaaaacaattttttgattCACTCCATACCATTGGTACaccaaactttaaacattttcgttGTTCTTTCGTCCACTGCCGCAAGTTTTCAAGACAAGTTTTGCACACTACATGTGGAGCCCAGGAGTTATCCTGATCTCCTAAATGAACACCAAAAGAGGCTTGATATGCCCTTTTTATAAAATCACAAACTGGTTTTCTACTTTCCTTTACAATGTACTCGCCACATATGTAGCAAAAAACGTCCTGGTTATTCACATAACAACGCCTGCTTGTAGAAGCCATGGTTTTCAGTTGTCAAAAACAAACTCTTGCAACGAAACTCAAGTTCAAAGTAAATTTTACAATAGAATGCAGTTGACTTTATAGGAATTTATTAAGGCCGTTTCAGAGAAAATACTATTTACTTATCGGACAATAGTTAAAAAGCAATTAGCGCTAATTTCAAGTTATGGACATTTTCGAAAAGTACACTTTAATTAGAAGTTATTAGTATGTATTTGTATTAGAATTTGTTAAGTTGGTTTATAAACATATTGCAGGTATAGTGGtggaatatacagaaatgtaAGAATATTTGAGTATTTGATGAGTATGTTATATCTCGAAAACTAGAGCTGATACAAAGAaaaggtttgtatttttggaatcagcatagataaattaaccaaaatcagttgatttttttttcggcagcaagacaaaattttttttttgttccttccAAAATTATCCTTCCTGGATAAAAGGGAGTTAAGGGAAAGATTAAATAGTTTACTATAAACTGTAGAATAAACACTTTTTAATGTTAGTTTTACGAGTACTTATGAAAAAAAACTACCCAGTCTGAAGAAACATGCCGGAAGAAACGTCATACCAGAGAAAACAACGACCATTGTCGCTCAGAGACAGGTCTTTTAGCATAAATAAGCAACCAGcagaaattataattaaatttagcTTCAgaaaaaatggaatttaaaatcATTTTGACCAAATTATATATCGCTGTGAGTTTGTAACTGTTTGATGTCTTTATAACTTACATATTAATAAGAATACGAtcacttaaataatatataacctAACCTTATTTGATAGTATGATATTACAGTCTAATAAATCTATGATCCaatgtaaattaaatatttttttccaaaagtCGATGTTGGATGTGCTTCTGATGATTCCTTCTATTTAATGGCGAGAGTCTGCTTCGGGGATGATGACAATAGAATTCTTTATATTCCCAAGGTTTCTAAAGATGTGGCTTGAGGGGGAGTTTATGTTATGGAATTTTTTATCTAAATGAATGCAAAGCTTATATTAGTAAGGCGAAATATTTTTTAGTTCTAGTAACGTTAGATCAAATGAAGTTAGGTCAAATTATTATTAGATAAGTGTCTAAGGCAAAACGACGGTTAAGTCAACAACGAGGTTAAGTGTCTCTCTAAGCGAATTGATCACATAAACCGTAGATGAATTTAACTCTAATGAAAGTTGCGTTAAggaattttttttaagataacAAACCCCACACGTGTTTATTGATatgaaataaagtaaaaaaacataaaCTTAACAGTATTTAAAAATATGAGTCGAAGATGATCTTAAACACGGTGAAATAAATTTAGATTTAAACACACTTAAAATGGTTGTACAGTTACTGGTGGATActtataatttgttttaaacctataacatagtttttttttattctataagAAATAACAACGTCAAATAAATACTAAAGATAAATGTAAGCGAAGCCACGTTGATGTTACTGGCACAGGTACAATTTTTGTTAGTTCCAAGTACTTTCGGTACTTCAGTAGCATTTGCTGTTATTTGCGTTGGATTTTTAATAGTATCTTGACCTGCAACTACTGTAGTTCTATTATGAACATTTGAAATAGGTAAAGTTACTTCATTACTAATAGTTTTCATAACTGAATTTGTAGCAGCATCTTTAGAGGCAGAATGGGTTTCAGTATCGCCTAAAAGAGTTACACTAGTTTTGTCATTTGCACCGACCGTAACACTAGCAGAATCTCTGACTCCAGCACTAAGAATGTCTTGAACGCTAGATATTTTGGCATATATTTGGCTTTCATTGACTTCTCCACAGAGTGCAGGAAATTCCACATTGCATGTTACACCTTCTGGACATTTGGAACACCCTTCTCCCCTTTCGTATACAGTTTGCCCAACCATATTTCCCATTGGTCCATAATTACAAGCTATATAATATCTTACTAGATCATTTTCTGCTGTTGGGATAGATTTAGACAGAGCACATCCTATGTGGGTTGTTTTGGCCCACATAGCTTGAGTGAAGTGAGTAACGTCGTATCCTCCTGAAAATGATAatgtattgttttataattatgtaTATTACTGTTTAAAATGCTTAAAAAAACTTGAACTAAATAGATTTTGTAAAAA includes these proteins:
- the LOC140450312 gene encoding venom allergen 5-like, with amino-acid sequence MKYLLYIVIFISIIALSSADLCDVKWPPCSVKNTVCARHEQCLAEPGCEDLQPDPEFLKFILHEHNRLRNNIAIGAETRGFTGVAANMMALSYDKDLEYTARCHINRCKFEHDRCRGTKKFPYAGQNLAYTSYGQEDLKDVVNRWYEEINKMTPDVIDNFPIGGYDVTHFTQAMWAKTTHIGCALSKSIPTAENDLVRYYIACNYGPMGNMVGQTVYERGEGCSKCPEGVTCNVEFPALCGEVNESQIYAKISSVQDILSAGVRDSASVTVGANDKTSVTLLGDTETHSASKDAATNSVMKTISNEVTLPISNVHNRTTVVAGQDTIKNPTQITANATEVPKVLGTNKNCTCASNINVASLTFIFSIYLTLLFLIE